tttctctatgtatcataacattgtctttgcatgtcaTTTGCAATTTTGACATAAAGGCATTTGACAATGCTTTTGCATTGCCTATCTataccccatgttcctctatgagaagGCcgacatatttgtgcagcagtagtccgttggcattagaaactctaactgacagactgagaagggacagtcatgttggcaaaacagtcaggtttaggaacttcaagtaacacttACAAAAGAAGACCTATCTacaaaaaaacgatcaacattaAGGCAACTTAGAGTAGTTTTTCAGTGCCAGTatcactttgctttttttttgtatgacaCAATTGTTTTAATACAGTTTTGTCTCTTAGCGTTTGGCATATTGAATAATTTGTACCttatgtgtgaaaaaaaaattttttttgtcaccttAAATGTATTCAGCTAATTTTTTTTCTAGGGCACCTGTTTATGGCAAGATTTCTCTTTGTGTCTTCTACTAATTATAATTAACCTTGATTATAAATGTGTTTCCCTTGCAATACAGTCATTTATGCTGTTGATCTATGTGGTGCTTTTTATAGGAGTTTGGGGCAGGTGGTGTTACATATTCATAAGACCGTTGATTTCCTATGCAGTCAATAGGTCTCACTTTCATTGCTTTATCAATCAGAACCAGTTGAATGTTTCCATTAAGTAACTTTCAATTGATCCATTCAGTATTTGTTCTGCAGAAACTCATTAGATTAATGTGTCCTTTGTATAAAAGGCTAATTCAAGGAAATTACACTAGACCTTTTTGTAGGAGTTCTTTTTGTATGAGGATTTAGAATTGTgtagatgaaataaaataattattcgCACATACTGGCATGATTGTACTATTTTATAAGCTGCTCACAATTATTTTACAGTTAAATCCTCTGTTGTCTAAATTCTTTTGGACCCTGAAATCTCAATGGGTAAGGTTTTCTTGTAGACCTACTTTCCATTTAACACCCAAAGTAAGTATCTGGGAATATATTCACCCAATGTCAATGCCCTCCAGTAAGCTTTCAGACGGTCCCCTGGCATCCCATTGATTACTGGTGTTGCAACTGCATGAGCACAAAAATTGAATCACAATTCCATTTTGATTTGCTTCTGGCAAACTTTAGACCCAATTTATTTACCTGCCATAACTAACTCTGAATGTGTCTAGGATAGAGACTGTCTTGGTTGACTTTTGCATTGATGTTTGATATGGGCTGTGTAGAGAGAGCAGCCAACaagcaaaaataaattgattacaaaacaaaatatctAGAAAGGAGATCCTCTGTTAGGTTGGCTTTGACTTGCATTTAAGGAAGCCAGCTTGGATAGGAGAGCAAAAACAGTAAAATTAGTCAGATTCTTTACTCTCGGTAAGTCAGAGCTGCATATAAATATTTGAAGTGGCATCTAGCTCAGATGAGCCCCTCTGAAGGCAAGTAAAACAATAATAGGATGTAGAAAAAAAGGCTTATTGAAGAagttaaaatgtaatgaaaataagGTATCTATACAGGATATGGtttaaattagcattgtcctatGGAAATTGGACAACCCTTTTAATATTTCTAGAGCACTACATTTTTTGAGACACAACCAAATAGCTAAtgcttgtctgtaatataaaaaaaaagggttactgcccaggtgcaaatttgccgagtgtttataaatgagccccagtgtcttgcCTTTTCAGTAACTCGTTTTTCAGAGGCGATCTGCATGGTTTATTTGATAgcacactttataaataaaacacaaggttCCCAGTTTGAAGATTGTATTTTGTAATGTTTCCATGCTATATTGATTCCTTTACTCACATTACTGCTTACTTCTCAGTGTCACTGCAGGACATCACAATGAGAAAAGCATTTCGGAGTTCAACTATTCAAGATCAGCAATTGTTTCACCGCAGGACATTGCCAATTCCTCTTCATGAAACTTATGAACTATGTGAACATCCTCCACCACTTAATATACTATCTCCCTACAGGTGAGTAAAATCTGGTATTATGTGCAAGGTCTGGGTATTTGTGTGTTTCATTTCGTCCATTCGTGCAAAGGAACTTGGCTTTCACCCTGACCCATATCTCTAGAGACGCAGGCAATTTGTCTGTGCATGAATGATATAGTCTGCCTTTGCAAGTTTCTTATTCCATGACATCCAGATCATGCCACAGTATGGCCATCCCACAGTCAGACATAGGATTGCCTTGTTTATTAAAACACCACACCTGGTGCAGTGTAATTTTCAAAATTACAGAACATAATGCAGAACATAATGTAGATTTAAAAGAGTGCATAAATAAGTGTGCAGAAACTTTTCAtcacaatttttacacaagccattgagagagacagagaaaaggAGGTCCCCCTCTACCACAGTTTTAAATTGATTACTGATAGCTGCTGTTCAAAACCAACATTTTGGCAAAAGATTttgtaaacatgtttaaaaaaaattttaagcaaGTGAATACACCCCATTAGGATTGGTTTACTAGcataagtgcagtgtgcaatttcTGGTGCGGGTCACCGTGTTTTTTACTTGCAGTGCAGCATAATTTCTTGTAATTGGGGCTGCAAGAGGAAGTTACttattaaatgagccctatagtcataatctgtgttttttaacagtttaattttgatattttattattgtatttcatCATGCTAACTTTTTTTTCTGCGGTGTTATTTACTGATCAAATTTCTCGAATTGCAATCTGTGTTCTCTTGCTAAGAATGAGCTACCACAGAGCACAGCACATGGCATCCAACAGATGTCACTAGTTTATGGCTGTTATTTAAATATGCCAATTAGATTGTTATAGTGTGCtgttatgtgtgtattttttattccattaaaTTCTTAATTCCTTATGTATCCTGGTGGCTTTGATTGTTCATTCACAAGACTATATAGCTCTGATTTAGTTATAGTAGGTAATGACCATGCACCTCAGAAAGGATATATTCCTTCTTAAAGATGAGTTAATTCAATAGGCCCTGTctagaataatatatattttctaaataatttttgtGTAAATTCTTCCCCATTCTCACAAAATTGTGACACACTGTGTaaaattttgtgtaaaaattgaGTATCTTTATAAATATGGTGATTAACAGGAATTGTGCCATTTTTTGTAACACTAAAGTTGACACCTATTTGTTTTAGCATATTGTACAAATTTATATGCCAGTTATAATTCCTTTATATTGGCGCATATTGGCAATATTTGTTCTTTGTTATAAAACTAAAAAGAGAGCGCACAAGGGAAAACTCCCATAGTGTATCACCAATGGTATAGTTGCAAGTAGTGATGTGCCCGCCCAACcttcgggttccttttatagacctgccccctTTGTGATGTCACCGGCgcggtgggtctataaaaggaaccagaAGGTCGGGCTCGGGTGGTAGAAGTTAGGAGCAGTCAGCATCAGCTCCTTTGATATTTCTACTGCTTGTACTTTTATCCACTTTGCGCGTAGACATCtgtatatactatttatataacattaaaaGCTTTAATGCACAATTGTATCTTCTATTGTCTCTTACACCGACTGAATGGGTTGCCATTGCTGAAACACTGAGGGataaaaatagtattttgaaaaataactctCAACATTGTGCTTGTGAGTATATAGGCGGGAGGGGGAGCACTGTGGTGAATCCTTACCTGATACATATTACTCACATTCCCTGCTAAGTGGTAACAGGATTTTGAAACCTTTCAACTATACCATTGGTTATACACTATGAGAGTTTTCCCTTGTGcgctctctctttctttttaagCATTTTCTGGTTGGTGTGTATGAAGCTGAGGATTCTACACTACTGAGCGCTGCCTCCACTTGGATTTAAGTTCTTTGTTATGTTGCTCATGAAATAAATTGCTGTTCTTTTTATTCACAGAGATGATGGCAAAGAGGGCTTGAAGTTTTATACCAATCCATCGTACTTCTTTGACTTATGGAAAGAAAAGATGTTGCAGGACACAGAAGACAAgcggaaagaaaagagaaagcaaAAAGTATGCcactatgtgattttttttatttttatggaggATTTTTATTGCTGTATTGCGCACAAATGATGGATTACTGTTGTTAAAGATTGTCATTTTTATGGCTATAGTGTGTTCACCGTCTTGGAACATAACATAAAATTCGATGCCCTAATTGTTTAGTAAAATATTCTAGATTTGTTGTTCCCTTTTTTAAGGGACACACATAGAAAGTAATGATGACTGGGTTGACCCAAAATCTGAATATTGCTCTTTAGATTGCCCAAAATATACTGGGTGGATCTGTCCAGCCAGCAATATGTAATGCACAGTTTTTGGTATTGGGTTAGAGAGCTGTTTATGACTATATAATTTTACTCAagcaacaatataattttttttttctgttttatagtcaAGATTGTAACTGATGTTCTTTCTTACAGCAAAAGAATATCGATCGTCCTCAAGAACCAGAAAAAGTGCCTCGGCTTCCACATGACAGGCGTCGTGAATGGCAAAAGTTGGCTCAGGGATTGGAATTGGCTGAGGATGATGTAGATCTTCATCTTAATCATAAGCATATAGAAATCGCCAATGGACCAGCTTCTCATTTTGATACAAGGTTTGTTTGCATtgcaattttttgtgttttttttgtaatctatTTACCATAATTTACtgtctgtttttgtttgtttgttttttgtctgGTGATAACATACTTTTACTGAGATAACTGAATCCAAGGCACACAGCTCATttgcagcaataatatatatatatatttctttaaatatggTAATTTATCCTTCCATGTACCATGCTATCATTCTGGATCTAGAATAACCATCGTAAAGCATGACAAACCTGCTGTAATCACGAGAGGAAATACACTTTCCTATCCTATCTAACATCTGATATTTTAGAAACAAGTACCTGTATGggtatcagttatccagaaacctgttaaccagaaagctccaaattatgggaaggccatctccaatatcctccatttaaattaaatagttcaaactttttcaaatgatttcctttttcactgtaataataaaaccaataccgtgtacttgatcccaactaaggtataattaattgccttagtggaggcaaagcaatcctattgggttttattaatgcttaaattatttttcagtaggtTAAAAATATGgcgaaagaccccttatctggaaaaccccagacccAAGGATTTTGgttaacaggacccatacctgtacataatattACATTGTTTTAGGAAAGTAAACAATTTGTGTTAAGATGACTGTGACCCTCTTTCTGCTTCGAACTATATGTTACCGTGTTTCTTCAGCTTGATATAGTAGTGTGCAACACACTAAGTATGACAGCTTTgctcagtttggtagtttggtatGTATCAGAAATATACCAGTTAAATTTAAAGGCAGGACTGCTATGCTTTTTGGTAGTAAATAAGCCACAGTTATAAGGTACAATACGACACTTCAAGCCTAATCCATTGTAAATTGTTAGATCTGATGTCAGTAGTAAAAGTCATTcgaaaaaactgtatttttaaaatcatttactccattaaaagcaaaaaaaaaaaattgataagaaATTTGCTGACATTTTAAAACTGCTGATAAAATGCAGTGGTTTAAGTGCAAACACAATGTTGGGCCTGATGGTATTTAAGAGGCCCTGATCAGATGTTTCAAAAGACTTTGTGATTCTGGTTGGTGCCTCATCTAAATTGCTCATACATTTCatacatgcttgacaaaggggcgtgaccccgaaacgttgcacctgcactgcattaaaaaattgcaagggcttgccctgcagcttcaaatcctgtgtgccggtgtgctttttcgtatccATTTGAGAGGTTTGCCGATTCCTTTATCACCGGGCACCAGGTACCACTATATTGGACGTCTGTCGTGGGTGTGCGATTTTCTCTACAGCTACCTCATACATTTCTTTACCATGTAAGTGTTACCCATGCAACACTGGCTTGGCATTTTTAAGGCTGAAGTATACCCAAActacaaaaatacaaattaaatttcaagttttttttctttgtttttaaggCCCCAGGCATATGGTGAAAACATCGATGGGCCGTTTTCACTTGCAGCACTACCATTTAGTCAGATGAATGATCTTCTGAACAGAGTTGAAGACAGAGTGTTGGTTAGACCTCATGAACCGCCACCACCTCCACCAGTGCATGCCCCTGGGGATGGAAAGGCAATGCCTCAAATTATTAGGTAAAAATTAGACTTTCTTTTTAACATTATGCACAAAATACTGGTGCGTTTTTCTTGGATACTATGTAAATGGACATCTCACAATTTGGGCTAGATTCAATTTTGTGAGAAAAATATTTATCGCATGTAAACTCATGgactacagttaggcccataaatctttgaacAGAGCcaccttttttctaattttggttctgtacattaccacaatgaatttttaatgaaacaactccgatgtagactttcagctttaattcagtgggttgaacaaaaacactgcataaaaatgtgagaaacgaaagccttttttaacacaatcactttatttcaggggctgaaaagtaattagacaaattaaaaaactgaaaataaaatgttcatttctaatacttggttgaaaaccctttgctggcaatgacagcctgaagtcttgaacgcatggtagagtcctgcagctggtcggGTTCCCGCGAGTTACCCGCAAGAACCTGTGGGTTgcggatagaagttccgggtgtgggtatagacgcgggtcggcggttctgcgggttgagccgcgggtcttctcaatagcgatatttactccttttttctggtcatgtaTACTTCCGattacgtcacttccggtttacaatgacagcacttcctaattcttgatggtcagcgggtccgggttgcggataaggtacttgcaggtcgggtagcgggtccaagcaggtaagaatgcgggtctgggttgcggattgcaggttgtgggtacaggtcccaaaaaatggaccagagCAGGACTctaactcatggacatcaccagattcgcACCGGACGTCAtcggtttcctcctttttaatgctctgccaggcctttacttcAGCggttttcagttgctgtttgtttgtgggcctttgtGTTTGAAGTTTAGTCtgcaacaagtgaaatgcatgctcaactGGGTTCaaatcaggtgactgacttggcttttcaagaatattccacttctttgcttatTGTATTATGAAatacctcccaatcaatttgactgcatttagctggatttgagcagacagtgtctctgaacaactcagaattcatttggctgcttctgccctgtgtcacatcatggataaacactagtgtcccagtgccacggacagccatgcacgcccaagccaacacactgcctccgccatgttttatagatgatgtggtatgctttggatcatgagctgttccaagccttctccatacttttttcttgccatcattctggtaaagGTTAattttggtttcatctgtccaaagaatgtttttccagaactgtgctggcttttttagatgttttttttttttagcaaagtacaatctagcctttctatgaggcttatgagtggcttgcacctagcagtgcaccctctgtatttactttcatgcttttcttctctttatggtagacttgaatatcgaaATACTGTATGTGGAAGAAGCCGCACCTCTCACCTTCCCTTAGATATTCCTGCCTTAGTGGTGCAGATTTTCctagacggtcggcacacgtCATAACGAAATCCAATGACTGCAGCACACaactaacagtgtgctgcagtcatTGGATTTTGTATTGAACTCTCCTGACCTGTGGCAGGTGGCGTCAATTACTGCTGAGCACCTGGTCCACAAGGATTTTGCACTAGGTCGAGCACTCCAATATTGTGTTGCACACGTCATAACGATGAAGAATTTTTGAAGAGAATCGCACGACACCAAATATGTTGAAGGTGGGGAGCTTCCCCTTttctttattgtgaccacctgtgcatcaacgtttcgggggggattaaccctcccttcatcaggatacaaatGTTAGTGCCACACACACATTTAAGACATATGGAATACATGAAGTCCCACCCCTTTTCCCATAGTCCACCAGGGTGCAATGTTTTCCACAGTGAGGCTTGACACTCATAGTCCATGTGTTGGTACCATTGTAAAAAGTCCAGTTATATAACCATATAGGTTACATTTCATACGTAGACACAAACAAAagtttcaatatacagtaaaaatatattacaagacaaattaaattgtACTACTCACACCAGCGGAATGATAATCATTATCTTTATCTCTCATTATTCCCACTGGCAAGTATTATCTgtgaaaaggaaacaaagtgtcagtgaaaagtataaaaaaacatttacaaaaagcaGGTCAAGctaaaattctcatttaaacCCTTAGGTTGTATAGTTCCAAGTTTCCACATCCAGAATGCTTCTCTTTTGAGGAGAGCCAGCTTTATCTCATTTCCTTGTGTTACAATAATCTTTCAAGAATTTGCTATCTTATTTGTCTAACTGTATGTTTCTTTGTATAGAAATGTTTAGCTAAAAGGGTTTCTTTCTTAACTTTGTCTTTTATCTTACTTTCTTTTGGGTCCCCCTCACACATTTCTGGTTTGAAATTCTTGATAACACTTTTGTGTTTGTTTAGTCTTGCTCAGCAAGCTCTTGAGGTTTGTCCCACATATcccagtccacatgggcattttaacagGTATATTGCCCCCTCAGTATTGCATGTAGCGTAACATTTCAGTTCTATGGGAAAACCTTTACCGGGATGGGTAtagacatttgcttttattatccCACTGCAGTGTCCACATTTTAAGCAGGGAAAAGTACCCACCCTtctgaaataaatttttttgggcttattaGGTCTCACGTCAGTTTTAGTGAGTTGGTCCCCTATGCTTTTACCTCTTCTATAAGAAAACAAAGGATTATCTAAGAATAATTTCCCATAAACCTTATCATTTTCCAATATTGgccaatattttgaaaaatgttgagtGGGGGCCATATGTATGGAATTCCTAGTTTTTTCTGCGACCTGGATCTTTTTATCATTAAGTCTTCTCTTTTCATTCTGCCTACGTCCTCTTTAGTTTTGGCTAATTCTACTTCGGAGTAACctctttgtatgaattttgtgatcAAATCATCAGCTTGTTTTTTATACAGTGTGTCAGATGATGTTATCCTCCTGGCTCTTATAAATTGACTCTTAGGGAGCCCTTTGACTGTCCCTATTGGATGAAAGCTATCGTTCCTCAACATGTTGTTCCTATCTGTAGTTTTTTTGTATAGGTCTGTCATTAGAGAGCCATCAGCAATTGTAACTTGTACATCCAGGTAATTGACACTATTAGGACCAATACAGGCGGTTAATTTGATGGTGTCATGTATGGTGTTCAGATATGTGAAAAATTCAGTTAGGATTTCTAGGGAACCTGTCCAAATTAGGAACATATCGTCCACAAAGGGTTTCCATAGGGCGATATGCTCCTTGAAACTTGGATGATGTAATATTTTTTCAAGCTAAATTTTATGCATGAAGATGTTAATGTAGGCCGGGGCCATGTTTGCCCCCATATTGGTACCCTGGGTTTGTAAGTAAAAATCTGAGTCAAAGTGAAAGTAGTTGCGCTTTAAGACCAATCCCTCGTTGTGTGGTATTGAGTTATATAAATCTTTGACGTCTATAGTACAATGTATGGGTGATTGTGTTTCAAATGTGAcgctttcaattatttttaggaATTGCGTGGTGTCACTCCTTTGATCGCAAAATCTTGCACAtacaaatcaactccagggcttttatctggttaattgataatgacataacaaaggaattgcccacacctgcccatgaaatagcctttgagtcaattgtccaattacttgagcccctgaaatgaagtgattgtgttaaaaaaaggctttcgttcctcacatttttatgaaatctttttgttcaacccactgaatcaAAGCagaaagtcatgttttttttctgcatgccTGTCCTTTTCTCTTGGAGTGCAGATTGGTGCAGGAAACAACTGTACCTACCCAACAGCCATAGGGACACACACTGCACCACCAATATATTGCAGGGCCAGCTAACTGCATGGTACAGAAAGGGTTCAGACAACCGTTTCAAGGTAACTTGTTACTCTCTGGAacctcaaaaataaaataaattaccacTGCCTTCTGAATACCTGTGGAGTTCTAGGACAGACGCATAACATACCTGTACACACAGGCACCCAGCCAATGAGTGTGGACAGTCAGACAATGTGCTCAGAGACTAGTGACTTGCTCTGCAAATAGCATAACATAAATATACACCAGTTCATTCAGTCAGaaaatgttttagaaaggttttttactattgtttttttaaattgtcctaatctttttttatatctcttcttttatttttcttaacatCATAGTGCAACACCAGGATTAAGTGAGAACAGACCACAATCTCCTGCCATGGGTAGAACACCAGGCTTCGCCAGCCCTTCACCACCACCACCTCCTCCTCCACTACCTCCACCACCTCCACCTCTTCCATCTGCTCTTTCGGCTTCCTCATTACGATCATCAATATCCTCTACTCCTCCCCCTCCAATCCCACCACCACCTCCACCACCTACAACTGCCATTCAGACTACTGTTGTTCCTCCTCCACCAACACCCCTACAAATTGCTCCTGGTGTTCTCCACCCAGCTCCACCTCCTATAGCACCTCCACTTGTACAACCATCTCCATCTGTTACACGAGTTGCTCAGATCAGTGAAAATGTTCCTGCTCCACAAATCGAAGCGCCAGGTCTtcctccaccacctcctcctccacctTTACCTCCTATTGCAGTCCCACCTCTTTCTCATCCTGCTGGTGTCCACCCTGTTGCTTCCATTGTACCTGGTTCTCACGTTGCATTACTGCCCCCATCGCCACCATCACAAGGCCCTGAACCTAAGAGGCACCCCTCAACACTCCCAGTCATCAGTGATGCTAGAAGTGTACTTCTGGAAGCAATAAGAAAAGGTCAGTACTAATTTTAATTGGCATAACTAAAATAATTGATATTAATAAGTGTTTGAGCTAAATAAGTGATAATGTTAAATGTAATCCTTAAAGGGGTCCTCcttacaaaaaatactttttctcagTTAAAGATTGTAATTATGAGCCACTTTCCAATATGAGCTAAGGTTTGGTTTTTTGAAGAAATTTGTAAATGATATTGCAACAGAAAGCCATATATGTCTCTTCCTTTATAATCTCTGCACTACTGTCTCCGATTAAAGTTGATTATGTAACAGGTGTCAGGTCAGGTTTGTTAGTTTTCAAAGAGCAGTATACTGCCTTGGTTattaaatagggcttgtgctaaatatacatcttgcctattgttttaataagggacaaatctatggtttttgttatttctagagCTGAACAGAGCCCTTTGAGtcaagaacagaaagggataaacaaagactttttttgttGAGGGCCcatgtttgtatttttatggCTTATGGTGGCTATAGAATTTATagaaatactgtcatgggaaaacacattagttaatagtgctgctccagcagacttctgcactgaaatctgttttttaaaagagcaaacagattttttttttgtattcaattttaaaatttgacatgcaGCTATACATATGTCTGTTTTcctggtgcccccagtcatgtgaattttcCTCTGATCAACTTGTCCTCTGATCAactagtcactctttactgcttcactgcaagttggaatgatatcacccctcgctcccccccctccccagcagcccatcagcagaacaataggaaggtaaccagatatcagctccttggtagatctaagaacagcactcaatagtaaaaatcctggTCTCACTGTGACTCTTTCACTTAcactaagtaggagaaacaatagtctgtcagaaagcagtttcatagtgcagcactaactctttctgaaagcacataaccaggcaaaatgacctaagatggctgcctacacaccaatattacaactaaaaaaaatatattcttgttggttcaggaattaagttttacatagtagagtgaattatttgcagtgtaaaccgtgtaatttagaaacaaaaactacaccaaaaaaaacatgacagaatccctttaagtggaaACATTCATAGCTTCTCCCTAGAAACCCAAAGCAGTGTCATAGGCATAAGCTCTTGTTAACAGTGACCCGgtcctttttttatgtttgttagaTTATTGTAAAGTACTGATTAACTTGCTTTTGCTATATAAACAAATGATTTTATACTATGAACAAATTAAATGTCTGCTCTCAACCATATAGCATTACATATTTCATAGCTCATATTTGATCATCCTTGAATTAATGGCCTTTTATGTGAATATGTAAATACCCCTCCCCCCAAATGGTGTGTTAATCTAAATTGCTTCAATACACGCCTGTTTACAGTACCTATAAGGGCTTTAGCACTCGGGCAGATTTTGGGAGATTAAGtcgcgactaatcacctcttccccctgccttctgtctgctaaaatgaaaaatcgcctgcggcagtGCACTCGTGGCGcgtcgatttccgaagtcgtctgaagggCCCGTGTGCTAAAGTCCTAAATAAAAGGACTTTGGCTCTTATGTTTCACCTAGTCTATTGTATGATTGTTGTTACTCCTTGATTTGTCATGTTTTAATCACTTTTGACTATTTCAGGAATCCAGCTTCGCAAAGTAGAAGAACAGCGCGAACAGGAAGCAAAACACGAGCGCGTTGAAAATGATGTGGCCACTATCCTCTCGCGTCGCATTGCTGTGGAATATAGTGAT
The genomic region above belongs to Xenopus laevis strain J_2021 chromosome 5L, Xenopus_laevis_v10.1, whole genome shotgun sequence and contains:
- the wasf1.L gene encoding wiskott-Aldrich syndrome protein family member 1 isoform X1 — encoded protein: MPLVKRNIDPRHLCHTALPRGIKNELECVTNISLANIIRQLSSLSKYAEDVFGELFNEAHSFSFRVNSLQERVDRLSVSVTQLDPKEEELSLQDITMRKAFRSSTIQDQQLFHRRTLPIPLHETYELCEHPPPLNILSPYRDDGKEGLKFYTNPSYFFDLWKEKMLQDTEDKRKEKRKQKQKNIDRPQEPEKVPRLPHDRRREWQKLAQGLELAEDDVDLHLNHKHIEIANGPASHFDTRPQAYGENIDGPFSLAALPFSQMNDLLNRVEDRVLVRPHEPPPPPPVHAPGDGKAMPQIISATPGLSENRPQSPAMGRTPGFASPSPPPPPPPLPPPPPPLPSALSASSLRSSISSTPPPPIPPPPPPPTTAIQTTVVPPPPTPLQIAPGVLHPAPPPIAPPLVQPSPSVTRVAQISENVPAPQIEAPGLPPPPPPPPLPPIAVPPLSHPAGVHPVASIVPGSHVALLPPSPPSQGPEPKRHPSTLPVISDARSVLLEAIRKGIQLRKVEEQREQEAKHERVENDVATILSRRIAVEYSDSEDDSEFDEVEWLE
- the wasf1.L gene encoding wiskott-Aldrich syndrome protein family member 1 isoform X2, encoding MPLVKRNIDPRHLCHTALPRGIKNELECVTNISLANIIRQLSSLSKYAEDVFGELFNEAHSFSFRVNSLQERVDRLSVSVTQLDPKEEELSLQDITMRKAFRSSTIQDQQLFHRRTLPIPLHETYELCEHPPPLNILSPYRDDGKEGLKFYTNPSYFFDLWKEKMLQDTEDKRKEKRKQKQKNIDRPQEPEKVPRLPHDRRREWQKLAQGLELAEDDVDLHLNHKHIEIANGPASHFDTSATPGLSENRPQSPAMGRTPGFASPSPPPPPPPLPPPPPPLPSALSASSLRSSISSTPPPPIPPPPPPPTTAIQTTVVPPPPTPLQIAPGVLHPAPPPIAPPLVQPSPSVTRVAQISENVPAPQIEAPGLPPPPPPPPLPPIAVPPLSHPAGVHPVASIVPGSHVALLPPSPPSQGPEPKRHPSTLPVISDARSVLLEAIRKGIQLRKVEEQREQEAKHERVENDVATILSRRIAVEYSDSEDDSEFDEVEWLE